From the genome of Fibrobacter sp.:
ATTGAAGAACATCCAGTTTTCCTTTTTCAGGAATACCTTGGGCACGCTTGCTTCGGGATGTTCCCACCATACGGCAACGGGATAGCTGACGTTGGCGAAGAAGTAAAGCAGGGGTTGGTAGTTCTGCACCAGCAATGTGGAGAGGACTGCGCCAATGGCGTTGGGGTAGTCGGAAAGCTTACATGGGTTTCCGTTTCTGTCAATGAGCTGACCGGTAGCGTCATTGATGCCCAGAAGAATTAATTTGTACTGGTTTGCACCGGCGGTCTTGTAGACTAGTCGCAAAAAGTCCATTTCGCGTTCGCTTTCTGCGGTAAAGCCACCCCAGCTGTTGCATCGGGTAACGAAAATCAGTTCGCTGATGGGACGGGCTCTTTCCGAGACTTCCCTACGACTAAAATAATAGTGTCTACCGTTTTTGCTCAGGAACCCTTCTTCAACTTTTCCTGAAAGAAATTTTCGGAGGGTGTTCTGGGAGACGTTGTATCGTGCAGCCAGTTCCTTGCCCTGGGGGAGGGCCTGGTTGGGCTTAAGGTAGCCACGTTCAAAATCATTTTCGAAATTGGCGGCAAGCTTCTCGATAATGGAAAGCTTGACCTCGGGAGTATTATTCAGGGGAGGTTCGCTACCCCAGAAGCAACCTTTACCTTGAATTCGATAAATCTTGGATTGCTTGGCCAAGTCCTTCAAGGCGGCCTGGACCGTTCCAGAAGACACGTTGTAAGTCGAAATAATGGTTCGAACGGAGGGAAGTCGGTCCCCTTCTTTATGAGCAGTGTCTAAAAGAGCCTTGATAATCCTTTTCTTCACAGATTACAAGATAAAATTATTTTTTTTGTGTTTCAACTAATTGTTTTCTATATAGTTTATGATTATGGTTAGGTGGTTTATTCTCAAATTGATTTTTTGCAGCTGTTTGTTCTGTTGCCTTGTGGCGGCCAGTTGCGATCCTATGATGGGTGGGGTTCCCGTCACTAACATTGACGTTTCCGCAGACGTTCCCAAAGGCGTTGATTCTGTTCGTGTTTGCCTGTCTTATGTGGATTCCAAGGGAGATTCAAGCTCCTTGTGCGGCCGTAAGGACCTTCACGTTTATGTGGGTGAAGAAACCCCTGACTGGATAGACTCTTCAGTGAATCATTCAGAACTATTAGGCGTTGAGGAGTTTTATCTCCAGGTTCAGTTTTACTGTTCTGCAGGCATGACTGTCTCAGAGCCTTATAATATTTCCGCACAGAAGTTGCTAAGCGATCGTTATCATTTTTGGAATTATGAAGAGCGTTACTTGGGGCCTAGTGATGCCTATGTAAGCTACAAACTGGTGGAATTCGTTCCTCCTGCAGATACGTCTTGCGGCAAGATGGTGAACTACGCCTTGATGATATGGGAGACGCGCTCATGACACGAATCCTATTGCTATTGCTCTTTGCTGTCACTGCAGCGTTGGCTGTTCCAAGGCCCATTGTAAGGCCTTTGTTCAACGTAGATGTTGGCGGAACGCATAATGTCTATAGCGCCGAAAGAGAAACGGAGAACGGCTACTATCATGACCTTGAAAAGGACGAGATGATACACGACGAGGATCTTCTTTGTGAACTCATGTCATTCTCTGGCCTTGGTTTCAATGTGAGTGGTAAAGCTGGAGCCATTCTTTTTAGGCAGATTGCTCCTTTCGTAGAGTTGGGATATTACAGAGTAAAAGGGGAATACCGCCTGAAGGATTACTCCAGGGATAAGGAAGAAAATGAACATAAGGGTAGTTGGACTCGAGTTTCCTTTGGTTTAGGGGTTCAGTATACGCCTTATGTTGATCCGAAAAATTTCCTGGATGGAACTTTTGTCGGGGCCTCGTTTGGTTGGCTTGGCGTTATAGACGAGTTCCGCGATGATAAGGTTTTGAGTGACTATCATTATGGTATCGAACGCATGTTCTTCAAGTTAGAAGTAGGCAAACTCTGGGAAGTGTACGAACGTCTTTTTGTAGGAGTCTCGATAAAGGACGCCATAGAATTCGGAATGTATGAAGGTTCTGAATTGGGCAATTCCCTGGGACTTTACTTGACCATCCAAAAACGCTAGATTCTGCAGTTTGCACCTAATCAATAAAGTTCATTAAATAACACTTGCTTATTTGAGCAGTAGTTGTTATATTTGTAGTGCTCAAAAGAGCAAACTTTTGATTAGGTGGAATCTAGGTATGGATGTGCGTGATAAGTTGAATATTCTTGCGGCTGCCGCAAAATATGATGTATCCTGTTCCTCCAGCGGATCCAATCGCCCTGCCATGAAGGGTGGGCTTGGTAACGGCTGTAGTGCTGGAATTTGCCACACATGGTCTTCCGATGGCCGCTGTATTTCTCTGCTGAAGGTGCTTTTGAGCAACGCCTGTAAGTACGATTGCGCCTATTGCGTCAATCGTCGCAGTAACGATGTTCCTCGAGCCACCTTTACGCCGAAAGAACTGGTTGACCTTACTCTGGAATTTTACCGCCGTAACTATATCGAGGGCTTGTTCCTTAGTTCTGCAGTCATTGGCACTCCTGATTATACCATGGAATTGCTAATCAAGGTGGCTAAGGAGCTGCGTACCGTCCATCGGTTTGGCGGTTATATCCACCTGAAGTCCATTCCAGGGGCGTCGACACACTTGCTACACGAGGCAGGCCTTTATGCTGACCGCAGTAGCGTGAACATCGAGATTCCGTCGGATAAGGCTTTGCAGTATCTGGCTCCGGAGAAGAATCATGCGTCCATATTGCGCCCCATGAACTATCTGGCTGAACGCAAGATAGAGTACAAGGCCGACAAGTCCAGATACTCCCCGAGGTTCCTGCCTGCGGGGCAGAGCACCCAGATGATTGTGGGCGCCTCCGGTGAAACCGATTTCCAGATTCTGACGCTGTCCAACGGATTCTACCAGCAACAGCAAATGAAACGCGTTTACTTCTCCGGGTACGTTCCCATCAATGCGGACAAGCGCTTGCCCGTCATTACGACGAAGCCCCCGCTGGTTCGCGAACACAGGCTGTATCAGGCCGATTGGCTTATGCGTTTCTACAAGTTCCAGTACAACGAGATTCTTGATGAACAGCATCCGAATTTGGACTTGGAGCTGGACCCGAAAATCGCCTGGGCCTTGAGGCATCCGGAGATGTTTCCCATCGACATCCAGACGGCAGACTACGAAATGCTATTGCGAGTGCCGGGAATCGGGGTGAAGTCGGCGCAGCTCATTGCTGCTAGTCGCCGTTACAGCAAGATTCGTCTGGAAACTCTGAAAAAAATGGGGGTGGTTATGAAGCGCGCCAAGTACTTCATTTACCATCCCGATACTCCCGCGTACCTCCGCAGGCTCTATCCCGAGATGATTCGTCAGCAACTGATTGTACGCCCGAAACCGCAGCAGCTTGACTTGTTCGACTCTACGAACACGCTGGCGCTGCCTGCACCTGCTGCAAGCGCGGCGCCCGCAACAAACCTTTTCATTTCTAAAAGCGCATAACTATGTCTCTTTGCATTTCCTACGATTCCACCTTTGACGGTTTCCTCAGTGTAGTGTTTGAAATTTACCGCCAGCGTCTTGAAGTGGGCGATATCCGCCCTGACCGCGAAGATGCGGCCTCCGCCGTAGATGTCTTTCAGCAGCCTTTCCGTATTGAAACCTCTGACGAATCGGCACGCAGGCTGAGGCGCGCCATCGTTAACGTAGCAGGGGAGGATGTC
Proteins encoded in this window:
- a CDS encoding putative DNA modification/repair radical SAM protein, producing the protein MDVRDKLNILAAAAKYDVSCSSSGSNRPAMKGGLGNGCSAGICHTWSSDGRCISLLKVLLSNACKYDCAYCVNRRSNDVPRATFTPKELVDLTLEFYRRNYIEGLFLSSAVIGTPDYTMELLIKVAKELRTVHRFGGYIHLKSIPGASTHLLHEAGLYADRSSVNIEIPSDKALQYLAPEKNHASILRPMNYLAERKIEYKADKSRYSPRFLPAGQSTQMIVGASGETDFQILTLSNGFYQQQQMKRVYFSGYVPINADKRLPVITTKPPLVREHRLYQADWLMRFYKFQYNEILDEQHPNLDLELDPKIAWALRHPEMFPIDIQTADYEMLLRVPGIGVKSAQLIAASRRYSKIRLETLKKMGVVMKRAKYFIYHPDTPAYLRRLYPEMIRQQLIVRPKPQQLDLFDSTNTLALPAPAASAAPATNLFISKSA
- a CDS encoding GntR family transcriptional regulator, encoding MKKRIIKALLDTAHKEGDRLPSVRTIISTYNVSSGTVQAALKDLAKQSKIYRIQGKGCFWGSEPPLNNTPEVKLSIIEKLAANFENDFERGYLKPNQALPQGKELAARYNVSQNTLRKFLSGKVEEGFLSKNGRHYYFSRREVSERARPISELIFVTRCNSWGGFTAESEREMDFLRLVYKTAGANQYKLILLGINDATGQLIDRNGNPCKLSDYPNAIGAVLSTLLVQNYQPLLYFFANVSYPVAVWWEHPEASVPKVFLKKENWMFFNSTFGKKPGVEMGKFLKKRGITEVNYFSPYHNSSWSQDRMTGLVDSGLKVHAYVDSEYASPWDYKEIARKTVEKYAVEAYARSLVRKKLETLSQKAIADGNNCINVCVNDEVAELFVEMTENESSTPKLIAFDNSMESYLLRLPSYDFNTEALVEHIFYYIENPSGFGHYKKIHHILGNVVEK